In the genome of Myxococcus stipitatus, one region contains:
- a CDS encoding gliding motility protein, whose protein sequence is MMRPRLGRLLGAGLMASLVWAGAGCKKGGESEAGSKASTTAPSAARPPSSPPAPSASGRGAPSGAGQGLLLEAGRAADLRVTADGRFATYLMNGQKPRLDGVPPQMLLGALHVVKVDGGEPRVLGESVTNVPGGLLFTADSKHALFLTGYNPASQSGSLNVAVLDDEKADPVVLGTAVSYMLPSPDGTKLAFVDGGKLKLGPLPSGPFVDVAAEVSTAQFTADGKSLLLKRRLSAAGGLAVVSVEKPEEAPRKLADQVGDYAVSPDGTHVAFQVRSESVRGLYDLYLTDLSSQKPKRLAVASQAFGFSPDGKWLARSENGKPDVPGDLYVGPASGGPGRKVGERVEIFSFSPDSQAVGFLDKYDVTARAGLMAVASLPDGAPKRVGDRVPNFVWGSDARYVAFLSRFLKPEYSVDLMLYPLGAEKAEKVHRGVFGYGFMPGNGHVVFRSNCIRNGRACDFKALELPQKADPQTWLQGIFSYKLSADGKRVLATYARMDSDTYDIAAYDAKTQQRKLLDQGVQVPVHFGGKDEARAVYIISQGAKAGVYSVSAMP, encoded by the coding sequence ATGATGCGGCCGAGGCTGGGACGACTTCTGGGCGCGGGCCTGATGGCCTCGCTCGTGTGGGCGGGCGCGGGATGCAAGAAGGGCGGAGAGTCGGAGGCGGGGAGCAAGGCCTCGACGACCGCTCCGAGTGCCGCGCGCCCCCCGAGCAGTCCTCCCGCGCCGAGCGCGTCGGGACGTGGTGCTCCCTCGGGAGCGGGGCAGGGGCTGTTGCTGGAGGCGGGCCGGGCCGCGGACCTGCGCGTCACCGCGGACGGGCGCTTCGCCACGTACTTGATGAACGGGCAGAAGCCTCGCCTGGATGGGGTGCCTCCGCAGATGTTGCTGGGGGCGCTGCACGTGGTGAAGGTCGACGGCGGTGAGCCTCGGGTCCTGGGCGAGAGCGTGACGAACGTCCCGGGCGGGCTGCTCTTCACGGCGGACTCGAAGCACGCGCTGTTCCTCACGGGCTACAACCCGGCTTCACAGTCGGGCTCGCTCAACGTGGCCGTGCTGGATGACGAGAAGGCGGACCCGGTGGTGCTGGGCACGGCCGTCAGCTACATGCTGCCGTCTCCGGATGGCACGAAGCTCGCCTTCGTGGATGGCGGCAAGCTGAAGCTGGGGCCGCTGCCGTCAGGGCCGTTCGTGGACGTGGCGGCCGAGGTGAGCACCGCGCAGTTCACCGCCGACGGGAAGTCGCTGCTGCTCAAGCGCCGCCTGTCCGCGGCCGGTGGGCTGGCCGTTGTCTCCGTGGAGAAGCCCGAGGAGGCCCCGCGAAAGCTGGCGGACCAGGTGGGCGACTACGCCGTGTCGCCGGACGGCACCCACGTGGCCTTCCAGGTCCGCAGCGAGTCCGTGCGGGGGCTCTATGACTTGTACCTGACCGACCTGTCGTCGCAGAAGCCGAAGCGCCTGGCCGTGGCGTCGCAGGCGTTTGGCTTCTCTCCGGATGGCAAGTGGCTGGCGCGCTCGGAGAATGGCAAGCCGGATGTCCCGGGTGATTTGTACGTGGGGCCCGCCAGCGGTGGGCCGGGCCGGAAGGTGGGCGAGCGCGTGGAGATCTTCTCCTTCTCGCCCGACTCGCAGGCGGTGGGCTTCCTGGACAAGTACGACGTGACGGCGCGCGCCGGGTTGATGGCCGTGGCCTCGCTGCCGGACGGAGCACCGAAGCGGGTGGGGGACCGGGTGCCCAACTTCGTGTGGGGCTCGGATGCGCGTTACGTGGCGTTCCTCTCGCGCTTCCTCAAGCCCGAGTACTCCGTGGACCTGATGCTCTATCCGCTGGGCGCGGAGAAGGCGGAGAAGGTCCACCGCGGCGTCTTCGGCTACGGCTTCATGCCGGGCAACGGGCATGTGGTGTTCCGCTCCAACTGCATCCGCAACGGCCGCGCTTGTGACTTCAAGGCGCTGGAGCTGCCCCAGAAGGCGGACCCGCAGACGTGGCTCCAGGGCATCTTCAGCTACAAGCTGTCCGCGGATGGAAAGCGCGTGCTGGCGACGTACGCGCGGATGGACTCGGACACGTACGATATCGCGGCCTACGACGCGAAGACCCAGCAGCGGAAGCTCCTGGACCAGGGTGTCCAGGTGCCCGTGCACTTCGGTGGCAAGGACGAAGCGCGGGCCGTCTACATCATCTCGCAAGGCGCGAAGGCGGGCGTCTACAGCGTGTCCGCGATGCCGTAG
- a CDS encoding aspartate aminotransferase family protein translates to MTPLPQPVPATATPASNDTLIQKAKSHLLQNYKQQPIVLVKGRGTRVWDADGREYLDLIGGVATCALGHCHPEVVAAAHAQLDSLWHVSNAFYSQPQIDLAAKLSEWSGLSRAFFCNSGAEANEALLKLARKVMKDRGMPERFEVITFERSFHGRTLATVTATGQPKYHAGFEPLPAGFQHVPYGDLDAVRAAVKSTTAAILVEPIQGEGGVRLAPPGFLKGLRALCDEKGLLLLVDEIQTGMGRTGIPFGFMRDGILPDAISMAKALGNGLPIGAMLCRDEVGASLSPGSHGSTFGGNLVAAAAANAVLDVIRRPGFLEDVTAKGAYFLGRLREIQGRLPAGRVVEVRGQGLLVGLEMDRDAPQVLAKLREGGVLGNAAGDRTVRFAPPFTITREELDESLAIIERVLAAL, encoded by the coding sequence GTGACCCCCTTGCCGCAGCCCGTACCCGCCACCGCTACCCCGGCCTCCAACGACACCCTCATCCAGAAGGCCAAGAGTCATCTGCTGCAGAACTACAAGCAGCAGCCCATCGTCCTGGTCAAAGGGCGAGGGACTCGCGTCTGGGACGCGGACGGGCGTGAGTACCTGGACCTCATCGGTGGCGTGGCGACGTGTGCGCTGGGCCACTGCCATCCCGAGGTGGTGGCGGCCGCGCACGCGCAGCTGGACTCGCTGTGGCACGTCTCCAACGCGTTCTACTCGCAGCCGCAGATCGACCTGGCGGCGAAGCTGTCCGAGTGGAGCGGCCTGTCGCGCGCCTTCTTCTGCAACTCGGGCGCGGAGGCGAACGAGGCGCTGCTGAAGCTGGCCCGCAAGGTGATGAAGGACCGGGGGATGCCGGAGCGCTTCGAGGTCATCACCTTCGAGCGCAGCTTCCACGGCCGCACCCTGGCCACCGTCACGGCGACGGGACAGCCGAAGTACCATGCGGGCTTCGAGCCGCTCCCCGCGGGCTTCCAGCACGTGCCCTATGGCGACCTGGACGCGGTCCGCGCCGCGGTGAAGTCCACCACGGCCGCCATCCTCGTGGAGCCCATCCAGGGTGAGGGTGGGGTGCGGCTGGCTCCTCCGGGCTTCCTCAAGGGCCTGCGCGCGCTGTGCGACGAGAAGGGCCTGCTCCTGCTGGTGGATGAGATCCAGACCGGCATGGGCCGCACGGGCATCCCCTTCGGCTTCATGCGCGACGGCATCCTCCCGGACGCCATCAGCATGGCCAAGGCGCTGGGCAACGGCCTGCCCATCGGCGCCATGCTGTGCCGCGACGAGGTGGGGGCGAGCCTGTCTCCGGGCAGCCACGGCTCCACCTTCGGCGGCAACCTGGTGGCCGCGGCCGCCGCGAACGCCGTCCTGGACGTGATTCGCCGGCCGGGGTTCCTGGAGGACGTGACGGCCAAGGGGGCCTACTTCCTGGGCCGCCTCCGGGAGATCCAGGGGCGCCTGCCGGCCGGCCGCGTCGTGGAGGTCCGTGGCCAGGGGCTGCTCGTGGGCCTGGAGATGGACCGGGACGCCCCCCAGGTGCTCGCGAAGCTGCGCGAGGGTGGGGTGCTGGGCAACGCCGCCGGAGACAGGACGGTCCGTTTCGCCCCACCGTTCACCATCACCCGTGAGGAGCTGGACGAGAGCCTGGCCATCATCGAGCGGGTGCTGGCCGCCCTCTAG
- a CDS encoding J domain-containing protein: MSAPNTIVGLGARTDHIATVPNVDPARLQLTPEETAVLSLVGRVERIELVLSRSTLGEARTIALLLSLRAKGAIVPARVVPRNQPAPAVDAALAEEVDLEPERKKEIIDLERALDGLDHFAVLGLRPGAPATEVKQAYYNASRRYHPDRYFGKNLGSFRARMERIFRRLTDAHNVLTQQDKRDAYLKAHPALAQAATPAPAPAAPVASPAPASAASYPATELTPLTPVPRSLTRPTPVAAPPPPTPAPVNDAESEARRAERQARLARHPYMARNVKLSELVARGKAAVARGDWERAYQDFHQVQTLDPKNREVATLLLEARKKHDEQRAAVEVSRGRELEQHSDDVAALAAYRLAYSLDGSNAEAAYRAAKLGLQQGQDVGEVRALAQRAVDLQGARVEHHLLLGRILMDAGSKKLAKRVFEDAAKLEPDNAEAKAALKKLRWTF; encoded by the coding sequence GTGAGCGCGCCAAACACGATTGTCGGCCTGGGGGCTCGGACAGACCACATCGCCACTGTGCCCAACGTGGACCCCGCTCGCCTCCAGCTCACGCCGGAGGAGACCGCGGTGCTGTCACTCGTCGGGCGCGTGGAGCGTATCGAGCTGGTGCTGTCACGTTCCACCCTGGGTGAGGCCCGCACCATCGCGCTGCTCCTGTCGCTTCGCGCGAAGGGCGCCATCGTCCCCGCGCGCGTGGTGCCCCGGAACCAGCCCGCGCCCGCGGTGGACGCGGCCCTGGCCGAGGAAGTCGACCTGGAGCCCGAGCGGAAGAAGGAGATCATCGACCTGGAGCGGGCCCTGGACGGGTTGGACCACTTCGCCGTCCTGGGGCTGAGGCCGGGAGCTCCCGCCACCGAGGTGAAGCAGGCGTACTACAACGCGTCGCGCCGCTATCACCCGGACCGCTACTTCGGAAAGAACCTGGGCAGCTTCCGCGCGCGCATGGAGCGCATCTTCCGGAGGCTGACGGACGCGCACAACGTCCTCACGCAGCAGGACAAGCGCGATGCGTACCTCAAGGCGCACCCGGCGCTCGCGCAGGCGGCCACGCCCGCACCGGCGCCCGCCGCTCCCGTGGCCTCGCCCGCTCCGGCCTCCGCGGCGTCGTACCCCGCGACGGAGCTGACGCCGCTCACGCCGGTGCCGCGCTCGTTGACGCGCCCCACGCCCGTCGCGGCGCCGCCTCCGCCGACGCCCGCACCGGTGAACGACGCGGAGTCGGAGGCCCGGCGCGCGGAGCGACAGGCCCGGCTGGCTCGCCATCCGTACATGGCGCGCAACGTGAAGCTCTCGGAGCTGGTGGCGCGGGGCAAGGCGGCGGTGGCGCGGGGGGACTGGGAGCGGGCGTACCAGGACTTCCACCAGGTGCAGACGCTGGACCCGAAGAACCGCGAGGTGGCGACGCTGCTGCTGGAGGCTCGCAAGAAGCATGACGAGCAGCGCGCGGCCGTCGAGGTGTCTCGCGGGCGGGAACTGGAGCAGCACAGCGACGACGTGGCGGCGCTGGCGGCGTACCGGCTGGCGTACTCGCTGGATGGCTCGAATGCGGAGGCCGCGTATCGCGCGGCGAAGCTGGGACTTCAGCAGGGCCAGGACGTGGGGGAGGTTCGCGCGCTCGCGCAGCGGGCCGTGGACCTCCAGGGGGCTCGGGTCGAGCACCATCTGTTGTTGGGGCGGATTCTCATGGATGCCGGGTCCAAGAAGCTGGCCAAGCGGGTGTTCGAGGATGCAGCGAAGTTGGAGCCGGACAACGCCGAGGCCAAGGCGGCGCTCAAGAAGCTGCGCTGGACCTTCTAG
- the hslV gene encoding ATP-dependent protease subunit HslV — protein MFHGTTILCVRRDGKVAIASDGQVSLEKTVMKNTAKKVRKLGEGQVLAGFAGSTADAFTLFERFEGKLKEHQKNMARACVELGKDWRTDRFLRRLEALLIVADREKTFILSGAGDVIEPDYGIAAVGSGGPYAFAAARALMAHTQMSARDVAHQSLTIAGEIDIYTNSHISLEEL, from the coding sequence ATGTTCCACGGCACCACCATTCTCTGTGTGCGGCGCGACGGGAAGGTCGCCATCGCGAGCGACGGCCAGGTCTCCCTCGAAAAGACGGTGATGAAGAACACGGCGAAGAAGGTCCGCAAGCTGGGGGAGGGGCAGGTCCTCGCCGGCTTCGCGGGCAGCACCGCCGATGCCTTCACCTTGTTCGAGCGCTTCGAGGGCAAGCTCAAGGAGCACCAGAAGAACATGGCGCGCGCGTGCGTCGAGCTGGGCAAGGACTGGCGCACCGACCGCTTCCTGCGGCGCCTGGAGGCCCTGCTCATCGTCGCGGACCGGGAGAAGACCTTCATCCTCTCCGGCGCGGGCGATGTGATTGAGCCGGACTACGGCATCGCCGCCGTGGGCAGCGGAGGCCCGTACGCGTTCGCCGCCGCGCGGGCCCTCATGGCGCACACCCAGATGTCCGCTCGCGACGTGGCACATCAGTCGCTCACCATCGCGGGTGAAATCGACATCTACACCAACTCCCACATCTCGCTCGAAGAGCTCTAG
- a CDS encoding kinesin: MTSTPLVYRRYGGSLQVDIPTFDVLVEAARIPETQWIATACPLEGLSCDPAFLSFMDSDGNGRVRVAEVRAAVAWAAKLLKDRRGADAASDVLDLASLSTDAAHLRGAAEMILRTLGAQDLGRISLAQVRESDQALRKSGQNGDGIVAPALLPESLRPLAKDIMASFPEVKNRSGEAGVDPATLKRFREERETLLKHLDTRGTVFVWGEDSEARARRIREVAPLLDTYFLQCRLVAAQPEAAASLRLRAERVEGALGDAAALGKAVGDLPIAAPEASGVLEWSRLLRGPAYEQLQAFRRDVAGPVTGDLERLSDAAWRDLVAKADAVLAWFAQRDANPLHKLAGSLSSVSLADLDAVEAACQADLALAPTLAAIVEVERLVLYQRWLLVFANNFISMPNLYLPKAPALMEKGTLILGGRKYTLSVLVKNRAEHTALTSQGTTCVLYVQVAPKDGTPGYEVAVPVTRGRSTDLVVGKRGVFYNVDGVEHDATVTHVIRQPVSLWESMTMPFTRIASFVTNKVEGMASAGEKTFDEALEKGYTHAATAKPPAPAPATAAAPAQAAPGGLAGVLAAGSIAAAALGSSFAFIVSQVKSLTMADVITAASIIAIVVMAPAGLMGWLKLRRRNLALLLEGSGWALNDRLMLTRGLSTLVTRRPRLPQGARVDHRDMVRPALLAQMEDDGETEGLSGWSRLGLGVLIAFVLLWQVRNPILTWVCEKAWLSEATCVALLPAPPAVPATPPPAAAPPAPAPAK, encoded by the coding sequence ATGACTTCGACACCGCTCGTCTATCGCCGCTATGGCGGCTCGCTCCAGGTCGACATCCCCACCTTCGACGTGCTCGTGGAGGCCGCGCGCATCCCCGAGACTCAGTGGATTGCCACGGCCTGTCCTCTGGAAGGGCTGAGCTGTGACCCGGCCTTCCTCTCGTTCATGGACTCGGACGGCAATGGGCGCGTCCGCGTGGCGGAGGTTCGCGCCGCCGTGGCCTGGGCCGCGAAGCTGCTCAAGGACCGGCGTGGCGCCGACGCGGCCAGTGACGTGCTGGACCTGGCCTCGCTGTCCACCGATGCGGCGCACCTGCGCGGCGCGGCGGAGATGATCCTACGCACGTTGGGCGCGCAGGACCTGGGCCGCATCTCGCTGGCGCAGGTCCGCGAGAGCGACCAGGCGCTGCGCAAGTCGGGGCAGAACGGGGACGGCATCGTCGCCCCCGCGCTCCTGCCGGAGTCGCTGCGTCCGCTCGCGAAGGACATCATGGCGAGCTTCCCCGAGGTGAAGAACCGCTCGGGGGAGGCGGGGGTCGACCCGGCGACACTGAAGCGCTTCCGCGAGGAGCGCGAGACGCTGCTCAAGCACCTGGACACCCGGGGCACCGTCTTCGTCTGGGGTGAGGACAGCGAGGCGCGCGCGCGGCGCATCCGCGAAGTGGCGCCCCTCCTGGACACGTACTTCCTCCAGTGTCGCCTCGTGGCCGCGCAGCCGGAAGCCGCGGCGAGCCTGCGCCTGCGTGCGGAGCGCGTCGAAGGCGCGTTGGGTGACGCCGCGGCGCTGGGCAAGGCCGTGGGAGATCTTCCCATCGCGGCGCCGGAGGCCTCCGGTGTTCTCGAGTGGTCCCGGCTCCTGCGCGGTCCCGCGTACGAGCAGCTGCAGGCCTTCCGCCGCGACGTGGCCGGCCCGGTGACGGGCGACCTGGAGCGACTGTCGGACGCGGCCTGGAGGGACCTGGTGGCGAAGGCCGACGCGGTGCTCGCGTGGTTCGCGCAGCGCGACGCGAATCCGCTGCACAAGCTGGCGGGCTCGCTGTCGTCGGTGTCGCTCGCCGACCTGGATGCGGTGGAGGCCGCGTGTCAGGCGGACCTCGCGCTGGCGCCCACGCTGGCCGCCATCGTCGAGGTGGAGCGGTTGGTGCTCTATCAGCGTTGGCTGCTGGTCTTCGCCAACAACTTCATCAGCATGCCCAACCTGTACCTCCCCAAGGCGCCCGCGCTGATGGAGAAGGGGACGCTCATCCTGGGCGGCCGCAAGTACACGTTGTCGGTGCTGGTGAAGAACCGCGCCGAGCACACCGCGCTGACGAGCCAGGGCACCACGTGTGTCCTCTACGTGCAGGTCGCGCCGAAGGACGGCACGCCGGGCTACGAGGTGGCGGTGCCCGTCACGCGCGGCCGGAGCACGGACCTGGTCGTGGGCAAGCGCGGCGTCTTCTACAACGTGGACGGCGTGGAGCACGACGCCACCGTGACGCATGTCATCCGCCAGCCCGTGTCGCTGTGGGAGTCGATGACGATGCCCTTCACGCGCATCGCCTCGTTCGTCACGAACAAGGTGGAGGGCATGGCGAGCGCGGGGGAGAAGACGTTCGACGAGGCACTGGAGAAGGGCTACACGCACGCGGCGACGGCCAAGCCCCCGGCGCCGGCTCCCGCGACGGCCGCGGCTCCCGCGCAGGCGGCACCGGGCGGTCTCGCCGGAGTGCTCGCGGCGGGCAGCATCGCGGCCGCGGCGCTGGGCTCGTCCTTCGCCTTCATCGTCTCGCAGGTGAAGTCGCTGACGATGGCGGATGTCATCACCGCCGCGTCCATCATCGCCATCGTGGTGATGGCGCCCGCGGGCTTGATGGGCTGGCTGAAGCTGCGCCGGCGCAACCTGGCGCTCCTGCTGGAGGGCTCGGGCTGGGCGCTCAATGACCGGCTGATGCTCACGCGAGGACTCTCCACCCTGGTGACGCGCCGTCCCCGGCTGCCCCAGGGCGCACGCGTGGACCACCGGGACATGGTCCGCCCCGCGTTGCTCGCGCAGATGGAGGACGATGGCGAGACGGAGGGCCTGTCCGGCTGGTCCCGCCTGGGACTCGGCGTCCTCATCGCGTTCGTCCTGCTCTGGCAGGTGCGAAACCCCATCCTCACGTGGGTGTGCGAGAAGGCCTGGTTGTCCGAGGCCACATGTGTCGCGCTGCTTCCCGCGCCCCCGGCCGTCCCAGCGACGCCTCCTCCGGCCGCGGCTCCGCCCGCTCCGGCGCCGGCGAAGTAG
- the hslU gene encoding ATP-dependent protease ATPase subunit HslU has translation MAETRKTSTFTPREVVGELDRYIVGQSAAKRAVAIALRNRWRRQQVSDDLRDEIHPKNIIMMGPTGVGKTEIARRLAKLAQAPFVKVEASKFTEVGYVGRDVESMIRDLVEAAISLVRDEETEKVRPRAEEMAEDRLMELLSNNGAPRTPSSPPPFGFSPPPPPAPQRLGDSEREKLRAQLRAGTLDDQFVEVEMSDSAPTFMRGFSGQGMEEIGVNLQDLFKNMPGMNKTRRRRVRVPEALQLLRQEEAQKLVDPDRVQREAVARAESSGIVFIDEIDKIASREGGKGGGPDISREGVQRDILPIVEGSTVNTKYGMVKTDHMLFIAAGAFHVSKPSDLIPELQGRFPIRVELEPLSGDDLIRILREPKNSLLRQYTALLATEGVRLSFTDDAVTELARIAQQANERTQNIGARRLHTVLERLLDEVSFSASELGPRDFQVDGNYVRERLGAIIQDEDLSRYIL, from the coding sequence TTGGCTGAGACGCGAAAGACCTCCACCTTCACGCCCCGCGAGGTGGTGGGCGAGCTGGACCGCTACATCGTCGGTCAGAGTGCCGCCAAGCGCGCGGTGGCCATCGCGCTGCGCAACCGGTGGCGCCGCCAGCAGGTCTCCGACGACCTGCGCGACGAAATCCATCCGAAGAACATCATCATGATGGGCCCCACCGGCGTGGGGAAGACGGAGATTGCCCGCCGGCTGGCGAAGCTGGCCCAGGCGCCCTTCGTCAAGGTGGAGGCCTCCAAGTTCACGGAGGTCGGCTACGTGGGGCGCGACGTGGAGTCGATGATCCGCGACCTCGTCGAAGCCGCCATCTCGCTGGTGCGGGACGAGGAGACGGAGAAGGTCCGTCCGCGCGCCGAGGAGATGGCCGAGGACCGGCTCATGGAGCTGCTCTCGAACAACGGCGCTCCGCGCACGCCGTCTTCACCGCCGCCATTCGGATTCTCGCCGCCGCCTCCTCCCGCGCCTCAGCGACTGGGAGACTCCGAGCGCGAGAAGCTCCGCGCCCAGCTGCGCGCGGGCACGCTCGATGACCAGTTCGTCGAGGTGGAGATGAGCGACAGCGCGCCCACCTTCATGCGCGGCTTCTCGGGGCAGGGGATGGAGGAGATCGGCGTCAACCTCCAGGACCTCTTCAAGAACATGCCGGGCATGAACAAGACGCGCCGCCGCCGCGTGCGCGTGCCCGAGGCGCTCCAGCTCCTGCGCCAGGAAGAGGCCCAGAAGCTGGTGGACCCGGACCGCGTGCAGCGCGAGGCCGTGGCCCGCGCCGAGTCGAGCGGCATCGTGTTCATCGACGAAATCGACAAGATCGCCAGCCGTGAGGGCGGCAAGGGCGGCGGCCCGGACATCTCGCGCGAGGGCGTGCAGCGCGACATCCTCCCCATCGTCGAGGGCTCCACCGTCAACACCAAGTACGGCATGGTGAAGACGGACCACATGCTCTTCATCGCCGCGGGCGCGTTCCACGTGTCCAAGCCCAGCGACCTCATCCCGGAGCTCCAGGGCCGCTTCCCCATCCGCGTGGAGCTGGAGCCGCTCTCCGGCGACGACCTCATCCGCATCCTGCGCGAGCCGAAGAACTCCCTCCTACGGCAGTACACCGCGCTGCTGGCCACCGAGGGTGTGCGCCTGTCCTTCACCGACGACGCGGTGACGGAGCTGGCGCGCATCGCCCAGCAGGCGAACGAGCGCACGCAGAACATCGGCGCTCGCCGCCTGCACACCGTCCTGGAGCGACTGCTCGACGAGGTGTCCTTCTCCGCGAGTGAGCTGGGGCCCCGGGACTTCCAGGTGGACGGCAATTATGTGCGCGAGCGCCTGGGCGCCATCATCCAGGACGAGGACCTGTCGCGCTACATCCTCTAG
- a CDS encoding tyrosine recombinase XerC, translating into MTNLSPLLEKFRVHLEDEKGSSPHTVRNYLIDLVDFERYLTERMKLSLLAGTHAAIRGYLGTLSVDHAPASRARRLASIKSFYKYLVRQKLLSASPAKLVKSPKLPKALPKVLPVEEVFALLDVHDLKSVLGLRDKAILELLYGGGLRISELCSLDLLDVDRRGRIIRVMGKGRKERLVPVNAQAIRALEAYLARRGELLAEPHPTQAPEAIFLNFRGGRLTPRSIRRHLDAHVLKCALARKVSPHALRHSFATHLLGGGADIRSIQELLGHASLSTTQRYTHVTWEQLQQVYDAAHPRA; encoded by the coding sequence ATGACGAACCTGTCGCCGCTCTTGGAGAAGTTCCGGGTCCACCTCGAGGACGAGAAGGGGTCGTCACCGCACACGGTGCGCAACTACCTCATCGACCTCGTCGACTTCGAGCGCTACCTCACCGAGCGGATGAAGCTGTCGCTGCTGGCCGGGACCCACGCCGCCATTCGCGGCTACCTGGGCACGCTCAGCGTGGACCACGCCCCCGCGAGCCGTGCCCGGCGCCTGGCTTCCATCAAGTCCTTCTACAAGTACCTGGTGCGGCAGAAGCTGCTGTCCGCCAGCCCCGCGAAGCTGGTGAAGAGCCCGAAGCTTCCCAAGGCGCTGCCGAAGGTGTTGCCCGTGGAGGAGGTGTTCGCCCTCCTGGACGTGCACGACCTGAAGTCGGTGCTGGGCCTCCGGGACAAGGCCATCCTGGAGCTGCTCTACGGCGGCGGGCTGCGTATCAGCGAGCTGTGCTCGCTCGACCTGCTCGACGTGGACCGCCGCGGGCGCATCATTCGCGTCATGGGCAAGGGCCGCAAGGAGCGGCTCGTGCCCGTCAACGCGCAGGCCATCCGCGCGCTCGAGGCGTACCTGGCCCGCCGGGGCGAGCTGCTCGCGGAGCCCCATCCCACGCAGGCTCCGGAGGCCATCTTCCTCAACTTCCGGGGCGGTCGGCTCACACCCCGCAGCATCCGACGCCACCTGGACGCGCACGTGCTGAAGTGCGCGCTGGCTCGCAAGGTGAGTCCGCACGCGCTGCGCCACTCCTTCGCCACGCACCTGTTGGGCGGCGGCGCGGACATCCGCAGCATCCAGGAGCTGCTGGGCCACGCGAGCCTGTCCACCACGCAGCGCTATACCCACGTCACCTGGGAGCAGCTCCAGCAGGTCTACGACGCCGCGCACCCTCGGGCGTGA